Proteins co-encoded in one Leptospira levettii genomic window:
- a CDS encoding HD-GYP domain-containing protein, with amino-acid sequence MRKISIRDLEAGSKFTKSLYLDKDTVFVGADQPITQQDLDRLVQFGITFILTDGEKVTADQNDKSSGTTGPGYFDTNLPFYQDDENSTRYKYLLEKANSSKVEFNAVFKDCFDLVQKTYKSASEGRYTEIREFREIAERIADHTKTNAQIPILLLSHSHSGYYLYTHICYATFFSVMLGNFLEFSRPKLIDLALASLFADIGMVTVPEEVSEKKGNLTELDLKTIKRHPVTGYQILTQRLKLKNSLAIVALQHHEAVDGSGYPQRILANQIEELTKVFMIADQFAAMIHPRPYRAAILPYEAMKIMISENVNRFDLKMVRLFLNKLSMFPVGSGVVLSDLRMGMVIESNKDKPLRPVIRVTKDADGKRLKHLEFVDLMKDLNLYIQQAIPFSQIY; translated from the coding sequence ATGCGGAAAATCTCCATACGTGACTTAGAGGCAGGTTCTAAGTTTACCAAGTCTCTTTACCTGGATAAGGACACTGTTTTTGTTGGAGCCGACCAACCAATCACACAACAAGACTTAGACCGCCTTGTGCAATTTGGGATCACGTTTATCCTGACTGATGGTGAAAAAGTCACTGCGGATCAAAATGATAAATCATCTGGTACAACTGGTCCTGGTTATTTCGATACCAACCTTCCATTTTACCAAGATGACGAAAATTCCACTCGGTATAAATACCTTCTAGAAAAGGCAAATTCATCCAAAGTTGAATTTAATGCAGTATTTAAGGATTGTTTTGACTTAGTTCAAAAAACGTATAAATCAGCATCTGAAGGTCGTTATACGGAAATTAGAGAGTTTCGTGAAATTGCAGAACGAATCGCTGACCACACGAAAACAAACGCACAGATCCCTATTTTGCTTTTATCACATTCCCACTCTGGATATTACCTATACACTCATATTTGTTATGCGACATTTTTTTCCGTGATGTTAGGAAACTTCTTAGAGTTCTCTAGACCCAAACTCATTGATTTGGCACTTGCTTCTCTTTTTGCAGACATTGGAATGGTGACTGTTCCCGAAGAAGTTTCTGAAAAAAAGGGTAACCTAACGGAACTGGATTTAAAGACCATCAAACGCCACCCCGTCACAGGATACCAAATCCTTACCCAAAGGTTAAAATTAAAAAACTCACTTGCGATTGTTGCTTTGCAACACCATGAAGCAGTTGATGGATCCGGTTACCCACAACGTATCCTTGCCAACCAAATTGAAGAACTAACAAAAGTGTTTATGATTGCCGACCAATTTGCTGCTATGATCCACCCAAGGCCCTACCGCGCCGCGATCCTTCCGTATGAAGCGATGAAGATCATGATTAGTGAAAATGTGAACCGTTTTGATTTAAAAATGGTAAGGCTCTTTTTAAATAAACTTTCTATGTTTCCTGTGGGGTCCGGAGTTGTACTTTCTGACCTCAGAATGGGTATGGTGATTGAATCCAATAAAGACAAACCACTAAGGCCTGTTATCCGTGTTACAAAGGATGCAGATGGCAAACGACTCAAACACCTTGAATTTGTAGATTTAATGAAAGATTTAAATTTGTACATCCAACAAGCGATTCCATTCTCTCAGATCTATTAG
- a CDS encoding EscU/YscU/HrcU family type III secretion system export apparatus switch protein, with amino-acid sequence MKQKMVALAYNPKEHVAPKVVAKAEGNLANHLVRIAEEAGVLIVKDEVMVSTLEHLPNGKEIPRELYEVVAAVFRILVLEREKKNN; translated from the coding sequence ATGAAACAAAAAATGGTAGCTCTTGCTTACAACCCGAAAGAACATGTAGCTCCAAAAGTTGTAGCTAAGGCCGAAGGGAATTTAGCAAATCACTTAGTTCGGATTGCAGAAGAGGCAGGTGTCCTCATTGTAAAGGATGAAGTGATGGTAAGTACATTAGAACATCTCCCCAATGGCAAAGAAATTCCAAGAGAATTGTATGAAGTGGTCGCAGCTGTCTTTCGGATCCTGGTTTTAGAAAGAGAAAAGAAAAACAATTGA
- a CDS encoding ribonuclease HII gives MGCVSFDSLSLQKIQSGEILKGLRDSKKIPEPKRLELRKEILKHVQYWHVSFVSAKYIDKFNINQAIFYGISRALPKVTADMGRTKQIGNLIPNSQKEDLDPVSNLERKPFLFLDGNYKLKLTNPIEGYLSIPKGDDLVPSISAASILAKTFRDEFMEKMDSKYPGYGFAKHKGYGTEEHREALRKLGISPIHRLSFCDFLRREGSEPSLFSH, from the coding sequence ATAGGTTGTGTTTCTTTTGATTCCCTTTCCTTACAAAAAATCCAATCAGGTGAAATATTAAAAGGCCTACGCGATTCTAAAAAAATCCCAGAACCCAAACGCCTCGAACTCCGCAAAGAAATTTTAAAACACGTCCAGTATTGGCATGTTTCTTTTGTCAGTGCAAAATACATAGACAAGTTCAATATCAACCAAGCCATCTTTTATGGGATAAGCCGTGCATTGCCGAAAGTTACGGCCGATATGGGACGAACCAAACAAATTGGGAATCTGATTCCCAATTCCCAAAAAGAAGATTTAGATCCCGTTTCGAATTTAGAAAGGAAACCCTTTCTGTTTTTAGATGGGAATTATAAACTCAAACTCACAAACCCAATCGAAGGGTATCTATCCATTCCGAAGGGGGATGATTTAGTGCCATCAATCTCTGCTGCCTCAATCCTTGCGAAAACCTTCCGAGATGAATTTATGGAAAAGATGGATTCCAAATACCCTGGGTATGGTTTTGCCAAACACAAAGGGTATGGAACGGAAGAACACCGGGAGGCTCTACGAAAACTTGGAATTTCTCCGATCCACAGGTTGAGTTTTTGTGATTTTCTCCGAAGGGAAGGGAGTGAGCCCTCTCTTTTCTCCCATTAA
- the rplS gene encoding 50S ribosomal protein L19: MNQILETALAGEAKNELNFEIGDTVKVHYKIVESGKERVQVYEGVVISIANKSQSKTFTVRRVSYDIGVERIFPLHSPRIAKIELVRKGSVRRAKLFYLRDKKGKAGRIKERKGGQAIVAKDKKRQDEASKAAKAATAEAPSA; encoded by the coding sequence ATGAATCAGATTCTAGAAACAGCACTCGCAGGCGAAGCAAAGAACGAACTTAATTTCGAAATTGGTGATACTGTAAAAGTTCATTACAAAATCGTTGAATCTGGAAAAGAACGTGTTCAGGTTTACGAAGGTGTTGTGATCTCTATCGCGAACAAATCACAAAGCAAAACTTTCACTGTAAGACGTGTTTCTTACGATATCGGAGTGGAACGTATTTTCCCACTCCATAGCCCAAGAATTGCAAAAATTGAACTCGTTCGTAAAGGATCTGTTCGTCGTGCAAAACTCTTTTATCTCCGAGATAAAAAAGGAAAAGCAGGACGTATCAAAGAAAGAAAAGGCGGACAAGCAATTGTTGCCAAAGACAAAAAGAGACAGGACGAAGCTTCTAAAGCAGCGAAAGCCGCTACCGCAGAAGCACCTAGCGCATAA
- the trmD gene encoding tRNA (guanosine(37)-N1)-methyltransferase TrmD — MRFNFITLFPEKITSYFDTGIPGKAVKQGVVEINTVHLRDFADNKHQKVDDTIYGGGPGMLLQVGPIYRALESLGDKKGKVILLSPSGELFNQTLAREIFESSDTFTLISGYYEGVDHRVTEHLIDREVAIGNYVISSGDLAALVVADCLSRFVPGFLGKEESLLEESHNETEELEYPQYTKPYDFMGWTVPDVLLGGHHEEIRKWRQKNRKTRNHS; from the coding sequence TTGAGGTTTAATTTCATCACCCTTTTCCCAGAAAAGATCACCTCTTATTTTGACACAGGGATTCCTGGAAAAGCCGTGAAACAAGGGGTTGTGGAAATTAATACAGTCCACTTACGTGACTTTGCCGACAACAAACACCAAAAGGTAGATGATACCATTTACGGTGGTGGTCCCGGAATGTTATTACAAGTGGGACCCATTTACCGTGCCCTCGAATCCCTCGGAGACAAAAAAGGGAAGGTCATTTTACTCAGTCCTTCTGGGGAACTTTTCAACCAAACCCTGGCTCGTGAGATTTTTGAATCCTCTGATACCTTTACCTTGATCTCGGGGTATTATGAAGGGGTCGACCATCGTGTCACGGAGCATTTAATTGACAGGGAAGTGGCCATTGGAAACTATGTTATTTCATCGGGGGATTTAGCTGCTCTCGTTGTGGCAGATTGCCTGTCTCGGTTTGTACCGGGGTTTTTGGGGAAGGAAGAAAGCCTTCTCGAAGAATCACACAACGAAACGGAAGAATTAGAATACCCCCAGTATACGAAACCCTATGATTTTATGGGTTGGACTGTTCCTGACGTGCTCCTCGGTGGACATCATGAAGAGATCCGGAAATGGCGGCAAAAAAACCGCAAAACAAGAAATCATTCTTAG
- the rimM gene encoding ribosome maturation factor RimM (Essential for efficient processing of 16S rRNA), translated as MSTKPSLVKVGVFGSSHGIKGFIKVFTEGETLGSLKSPTTCTVQDPLGKTTTIEIESIKPNGNHFLVKIKGYDTPETVVKYRGFSLLWKKEDLPKPNVGEIYTEDLIGLETISKETKSPLAYKVTDVIDNPAHPILECKPISGDGETILVPFLNRFVGDWNLEAKTIEMIQWEQWFEV; from the coding sequence TTGTCGACTAAACCAAGTTTAGTGAAAGTGGGGGTCTTTGGATCCTCACATGGAATCAAAGGGTTCATCAAAGTTTTCACAGAAGGGGAAACACTTGGTTCCCTGAAAAGTCCTACCACCTGCACCGTCCAGGACCCTCTAGGCAAAACCACAACGATTGAAATTGAATCAATCAAACCCAACGGAAATCATTTTCTCGTAAAAATCAAAGGGTATGACACACCTGAGACAGTTGTGAAGTATCGTGGTTTTTCTCTGCTTTGGAAAAAGGAAGACCTCCCCAAGCCAAATGTTGGGGAAATTTATACAGAAGACTTAATTGGTCTCGAAACCATTTCCAAAGAAACCAAATCACCACTCGCTTACAAAGTCACTGACGTTATCGATAACCCAGCTCACCCTATCTTAGAATGCAAACCCATCTCTGGCGACGGGGAAACCATCCTTGTTCCCTTTCTCAATCGATTTGTAGGGGATTGGAATTTAGAAGCAAAAACAATTGAGATGATCCAATGGGAGCAGTGGTTTGAGGTTTAA
- a CDS encoding KH domain-containing protein — translation MDSLVRYIVTSLVDQPDQVAVNQVPGEEETVIELRVAPKDLGKVIGKNGRIAKSLRTVLQAAGTKQGKNYTLEIVD, via the coding sequence ATGGATTCCTTAGTTCGTTATATCGTGACATCTCTCGTTGACCAACCAGACCAGGTAGCGGTCAACCAAGTACCCGGAGAGGAAGAAACTGTGATCGAACTTCGGGTGGCTCCAAAAGACCTCGGGAAGGTGATCGGAAAAAACGGAAGGATTGCGAAATCTCTTCGTACGGTGTTACAAGCCGCGGGAACCAAACAAGGCAAAAACTATACTTTAGAAATTGTCGACTAA
- the rpsP gene encoding 30S ribosomal protein S16 has translation MVKLRLQRTGTKADPHYRIVAADIRAPRDGKFIEAIGHFHPTASAVKKATFNEEKTLSWLKKGAQPTETVLALLKKDDVWSKFKG, from the coding sequence TTGGTTAAATTAAGATTACAAAGAACGGGAACAAAAGCAGACCCGCACTATCGCATTGTTGCAGCAGACATTCGTGCACCACGAGATGGTAAATTCATCGAAGCGATCGGACACTTTCACCCAACTGCTTCTGCTGTTAAAAAAGCAACTTTCAACGAAGAAAAAACTCTTTCTTGGTTAAAAAAAGGCGCACAACCAACTGAGACTGTACTCGCTCTTTTGAAAAAAGACGACGTTTGGTCAAAATTCAAAGGTTAG
- the rpe gene encoding ribulose-phosphate 3-epimerase, with protein sequence MKISASILAAKLTGLSQELPTYKKDSIDLIHIDVMDGNFVPQISFGEAFTKEVKSHTDIPLDVHLMVSNPELHVPKYFDLKPYCITFHIETTNFSVRLAEEIRKAGIKVGVSLNPQTPPESISQILPYLDLVLLMTVDPGFYGQSFVKSGFEKIAAVRKLTKPYNIELEVDGGVNESNMEELAKLGVDITVVGSGLYKTGDPNAQGKKLKELAASARTRS encoded by the coding sequence ATGAAAATATCTGCTTCGATTCTTGCAGCAAAACTCACTGGTCTTTCCCAGGAACTTCCTACTTACAAAAAAGATAGTATCGATCTCATCCATATCGATGTGATGGATGGGAATTTTGTACCACAAATTTCCTTTGGGGAAGCATTCACAAAGGAAGTGAAGTCTCACACAGACATCCCTCTAGACGTTCACCTGATGGTAAGTAACCCAGAACTCCATGTTCCTAAATACTTTGACTTAAAGCCGTATTGTATTACATTCCATATTGAAACGACCAATTTCTCAGTAAGGCTCGCAGAAGAGATCCGCAAAGCAGGGATTAAAGTGGGTGTTTCCTTAAATCCCCAAACACCACCCGAATCGATCTCTCAAATTTTGCCATATCTGGACCTTGTTCTTCTGATGACTGTTGACCCTGGTTTTTATGGGCAATCCTTTGTGAAATCGGGATTTGAAAAAATCGCTGCGGTTCGAAAACTCACAAAACCATACAATATCGAACTGGAAGTGGATGGGGGAGTGAACGAATCCAATATGGAAGAACTCGCAAAACTGGGTGTGGACATCACTGTCGTAGGCTCTGGGCTCTACAAAACGGGTGATCCGAACGCTCAGGGTAAAAAATTAAAGGAACTTGCTGCAAGTGCCAGAACTCGCTCTTGA